Below is a window of Cytobacillus firmus DNA.
CGGCGGAAAAAGCCGGCAAGCAGCCCTGCCACTATGGACGCCAGCCCGCAGGCAATTCCGGTAAAGCCTCCAAGCGTAAACCGGTGGAATCCTGCTATAATTCCTGCGCCAATTCCTACTTTAGGGCCGCCAAGCAATCCGGCGAGCACGACCCCGATCACCCTGGAATTGGCAATGGCTTCATCAGAAGCAAGCTCGGATGCCCAGCGGTTAAACTGGAGTGTGTCTGTATTAAATGCTAGCCCGGAATAAGTTCCAATGATGCCAAAGAAACCAAAAAAAAGAATGGCTTTATACTCTTGCTGCCGTTTTAATCTTTCACCATAAATCATCTCTCTGAAAAAGCGGAACCTTGTCAGAACCAGCGCAATCGTAACAATGATTCCAAGCCGCTCCAGCATTGTAATCAGCAGTTCAAGCATCCCTTATGCCCCTTTAACCAAGTCTATTATCATCATTCTAATAGATTAAAGTGTAAATGAAAAATGGCCTGTTTGAATTTTTCAAAAAAATCGCAGGCTTTTTATAAATAATTGTCGAAAATATCTTGTTAGCAGGCTTTTTGACTGCTTCTTTCCGATAATAATGGAGCTGACAAAATGATCGAATATAAAGTGGATATAGAAGGAATATCACCAGATATGCTGGACGGTTTTTTTGACGGGTGGCCAAATCCGCCGAGCCCTGAAAAACATCTGAAGCTTTTAAAAAACAGCACGAAGATTGTGCTTGCTGTTGACCGCGATAAACATGCAGTGGCCGGATTCATCACAGCAATCAGCGATGGAGTGCTATCTGCCTACATTCCCCTGCTTGAAGTACTGCCTGAATACCAGCAGCAGGGAATCGGCCAAAAGCTGGTCACCCGAATGCTTGAAGAGCTGGACGGCATTTACATGATCGATATTATGTGCGACCCTGAATTACAGCCGTTTTATGAAAAGTTCGGAATGATCAAATCTTCGGGAATGGTGCAGCGTAATTATCATAATCAATCAGGAAAGCAGTAACAGGGGAAACTGGAAGCCGGGTATCCCTTCAATATAGTTTATCTAAAAAGAGGAGGCCAATTAATTGGACACAGAAATTCTCAATATTTTTGATGATAACCGAAAACAAATCGGTGTAGCTTCTCGTGAAGAGGTCCATCAAAAAGGCCACTGGCATGAAACTTTCCATTGCTGGTTTGTTAGCAGGGAGCATGATCAGGAATATATTTATTTTCAATACCGCAGCATTGACAAAAAGGATTACCCCGGACTTCTGGACATAACCGCTGCAGGCCACCTTATGAGTCATGAATCTGTCATGGACGGCATGAGGGAAGTGGAGGAAGAACTGGGGATTCATGTTGATTTTGCGGACTTGGTGCCGCTGGGTGTCATTGAATATATTGCAGAGAAAGAAAATTTTATCGACAAAGAACTGGCGCATGTATTTCTTTATGACAGCGTCCATGCACTGGAGGAGTTCAACCCGCAGCTGGAAGAGGTAACAGGAATCTACCGGATTGCTCTGGAGGACTTCTATGAGCTTTGGTTTGAAGCAAGAGAACATATTAAGGCAGAAGGGTTTCAGGTTGAAAGAGACGAAAGAATCACCTCTGCCATTACAGTGCGCAAAGAGGACTTTGTTCCGCATGAGGATTACTATTACAGGCGCGTACTGCATTCAATTCGGGAGATGGAGAGGGAACATGCTGATTAAGACTGAAGAAGATATAGTGAAGATGGTAAAGCAGGACAAATGGATGATGGCCATCCTAACAGCTGCAAAGTCTCTAGACCTCCCTGACTGGTGGGTCTGTGCCGGCTTTGTGAGGGCAAATGTCTGGGATACTCTTCATGGATTCAGTAAAAGAACTCACTTGCCAGATGTGGATGTCGTTTATTATAACAAGTGTGACCTTAGCGAAGAAACGGAAAAAGAACTGGAGTCTAAGCTTAAATACCTTCTGCCCAAAGTGCCATGGTCAGTGAAAAATGAGGCAAGAATGCATCTCATTAATGACCTTTCCCCATATATATCATCAGTGGATGCGATCTCAAAATTTCCTGAAACGGCGACTGCCCTTGGATTAAAGCTTGATGACAAAAACAATATTATATTAACTGCTCCATGGGGGATCGAGGACTTGCTTGCCCTTAAAATAAAGCCAACACCTATGTTTGCTGAAGATAGCAAGTTATTTGGAGTTTACCTGGAGCGAATTGAAAAAAAGAACTGGAAATTATTATGGCCAGGGATTGAAGAAATTCAAGGAAGAAACCAATGAAAAAGGTGTTTTTAATACTGATATTGCTTATGCTGCCAGGCGGTTCGCCAATACTGGCAACAAAATGGGTGGAACTAAATCCGGAAGAGGTCGAATCCCGGTCACAAGTCATTGTGCTGGGAACATATAATTTTAAAAGTAAACCAAAATCAGGCAAGAATAATTTTTATGGAAGCCAGTTTCATGTTGAAAAGGTTTATAAAGGAGAAGCGGCAGATAACATCACGGCAGGCATTGAAATATTCGATGATGGATGGGCTGAGGAATTTCAGCAGGATGGCGGCAAGTTTCTGTTATTTTTGGAAAAAACAAAGGAAACACGCTTTCTTGTTCCCGTTGCTGGCCCCAATGGAATGGTTCAAGTGCAGGATGACAGAATTGTATCTGGGCATGAGGACTATTACGGAAAAATAATAAATGAAGAAGCAAGAATACCAAGCCCTGTTAAAAAAAATGAAAGTGAAGGCTATCTGCTTGAAATCTTACTGTTTTCCTTAACTGGCTTTATCACTCTCCTGCTAATTATTAGACTTTTATCAAGAGAAAAGCCGAAATCTTATTAAGCGCGCTGCATTTAGATTATAATAGAGAAATAACAACAAAAGAAAAGGCAGGATTTTGTATGATTGTAAAAAATGAAGAAGAATTAGCAAAACTGAAGAAAATCGGTAAAATTGTCGCGGAGATTCGCGATGCGATGATTGAAAAAACCAAGCCAGGCGTAACAACCAAAGAGCTTGATGATTTAGCCGGAGAACTGTTTGAAAAACACGGAGCTATTTCAGGCCCTAAAGGAGAATACGACTTTCCAGGCTTTACTTGCATAAGCGTGAACGAAGAAGTGGCCCATGGCATTCCCGGAAGCCGCATAATAAAAGAAGGCGATCTTGTAAACATTGATGTTTCCGGATCAAAGGATGGCTATTTCGCAGACACAGGCCTATCATTTGTCGTTGGTAAAGACGAGAAGCTGCAAAAGTTATGTGATGCGGCACAGGAAGCTTTTGACGAAGGCCTGAAAAAATTAAAGCCGGGCGGCAAGCTGAGCCTCGTTGGTAAAACGGTTCATAAAGTCGCAAAAAACAATGGATTCAATGTAATCATGAATCTGACCGGCCACGGTGTAGGCCGCTCCCTTCATGAGAAGCCGGACCATATCCTGAACTATTTTGATCCATGGGATAAGCAGCTGCTAAGAGAAGGAATGGTTGTAGCCTTCGAACCGTTTATCTCAAGCGGAGATGAAGAAGTAAGAGAAATGAGCGACGGCTGGACGTTTGTCACACCTAATAAAAGCCATGTCGCCCAATGTGAACATACCGTTGTTGTCACAAAAGAAGGACCCATTATCTTAACGAAATAATCATGAACCAGGGGCATTGAATGTTCCTGGTTTATTTACTTTTAAGATTTATTAAAAAAACACTTGAACATTCCAAAGCAATTCGCTAGAATAATAAAAATTTCAAATTTTAAAGTAATGACAGAAATCAGTAGCTGTTTTCTCCCTGTTTTAGAGAGCTGATGCCCGGTGAAAATCAGCACATAGATAGCAGTGAATTACCTTCTTGAACTTTCTCTGTGAACAGAAGTAGCAGGGAACGGCTCGGACCGTTAATCCGCTGAGTGGAAGAGCAATCTTCAATAAGGGTGGTACCGCGTTAACCACGTCCCTTTCTTTAGGGGCGTGGTTTTTTGTATTCCATAAACAGAAAGGATGGAAATCATGGATAATTTTTTCGAAAAATTAACAGCCCAACAAAAGCTTGAAACAGAGAGGCAGCTTGAGATTTACTGCAATGGTGCCCAGGAGATTCTGCCAAAAGCCGAATTGAAGAATAAAATAGCCAAATCCATTTTTCAAAATCAGCCTTTAAAAATTAAGCTGGGTCTTGATCCCTCTGCTCCGGATGTCCATATCGGCCATACGGTCGTGCTGAATAAATTAAAGCAGTTCCAGGACAACGGCCACGTCATTCAGCTGATCATTGGCGATTTTACAGGGAAAATTGGAGACCCGACAGGGAAATCTGCAGCCCGAAATCAGCTCACAGATGAAGAAGTGAAGCATAATGCCAAAACCTACTTCGAGCAATTCAGCAAAGTGCTGGACATGGATAAAGTCGACCTTCACTACAACTCAGCATGGCTTTCTGACCTCCAGCTTGAAGACGTTATCCGCCTGTCTGCAAGCATAACGGTTGCCCGCCTGCTCGAACGAAATGACTTTTCAGAGCGCCTGGCCACAGGTAAGCCGATCTCGCTTCATGAGTTTTTCTACCCGCTGATGCAGGGCCACGACTCGGTTGTTCTCGAAAGTGATATCGAGCTTGGCGGAAATGACCAGCATTTCAATGTCCTGATGGGACGCCATCTGCAGGAGCATTTTCAAAAAGAAAAGCAGGTTGTCATCCTGATGCCGCTCCTTGAGGGCCTGGATGGCAAAGAGAAAATGTCCAAATCGAAAAACAATTACATCGGTGTCGATGAGGATCCTAATAATATGTATGGCAAAACGATGTCCATTCCGGATGAGCTGATTGTAAAATACTTCAATCTCGCAACAGATTTGCCGGTGACCGAAAAACAGCAAATCGCGGAAGAACTGGAAAACGGAACTCTTCATCCGCGTGACGCCAAAATGCTCTTGGGAAGAACAATTGTCCGCATGTACCATGGTGCAGCTGAAGCCGAGAAAGCCGAACAGCATTTCCAAACCATTTTCCAAAAAGGAGCCATGCCGGATGAGATCCCGGAAACCGAATGGAGGGGTGAGGGTGAAATGTTCATTACCGACCTGATTGCCGGCCTTGGCCTGCTTTCATCCAAAACAGAAGCAAGAAAAATGATTGCAGGAGGCGGCATCCGTTTAAACGGAGAAAAAGTCAGCGATGCAAAGCTGCTCGTGAAAATTACAGACGGATTAGTTCTTCAGGCAGGAAAAAGAAAGTTTGTGAAACTGAGGCTGAACTAGGCAAATCGCTTTTTTCCCCAATCCTTTTCAAGATATGATAGAATAGACGAAATTTTTAAAGAAAAGCGGGTGGAGAAAATGAAAGCGGTCATTCATGAAGGTAAAGCCGGTCTTGCCGGGTTATCTTATGGTGAAATTGAAAAGCCTGAGCCGGGTGCCGGCGAAGTCAGGGTGAAATTAAAGACGGCAGGGCTGAACCATCGGGATTTATTTGTCCTGAACCGCCACAAGCCGGAAGATCCTGCGCTTGTCATCGGTTCAGACGGAGCGGGAATTATCGACGCAGTCGGAGATGGCGTTGCAGACATGAAGTCAGGCGATGAAGTTATCATCAATCCCGGACTCGGCTGGAAGGAAAAAAGCGAGGCACCCCCAGCCGGCTTTGAAATCGTCGGCTTGCCGTTTCATGGGACATTTGCGGAATACATCATAATTCCGGCTGAAAACGCTGCACCCAAGCCAGGGTATTTAACCTGGGAGGAAGCGGGTGTCCTTTCCCTGGCAGCACTAACCGCCTACAGAGCATTATTCACTAGAGGAAAGCTTCAGGCAGGCATGAAGGTGTTCATTCCCGGAATTGGAGGGGGTGTGGCAACCTTCTTAATGCAATTCGCAAAAGCGGCAGGGGCATCTGTGTATGTGGCTTCACGTTCAGAGGAAAAATGCCGAAGAGCTTTAGAAATTGGTGCAGATAAAGCCTTAAACAGCAGTGAAGAGTGGACGGAAGCCCTTGGCGGGGAAAAGGTGGATCTTGTCATTGAATCTGTTGGCCCGGCTACATTTAATAAATCTCTGGAAATCCTTCGGGGTGGCGGTACCATCGTAACATTTGGCTCCTCTACAGGGGATGTGCTGGAACTCAATCTCCGCAGCCTTTTTTACGCTCAGCAAAACATGCTTGGTTCAACAATGGGAAGTGCAGAGGAATACCATGAAATGCTCCATTTTATTGAAAAACATCAAATTAGGCCGGTTTTGGATCAGGCATTTCACCTGGAACAATATGAACAGGCTTTTGAAAAAATCGCAAACGCGGAGCAATGGGGGAAAATTGCTTTCAAAATCAGCGAATAAAAAAAGGGGTGAGATGCTGCAAAAAGCAGTATCTCACCCTTTTCTTATACATGTAAAAACTTCACACAAACCGGATCCGGTACTTTCACATCAGACTGAAGCAATGTAAGCTTCCCTGTATTTTCATTTCTCGAGAACAAAACAATATTGCTTGAATTCTGGTTCGAGCCGATCAAAAATTTTTCAGATGGATCGAGTACAAAATCACGCGGCCAGTTTCCTTCTGTGGAGGTATGCTCCACAAATGCAAGCTCTCCATTATCCTGATTGACGGAGAAAACAGCAATGCTGTCATGCCCGCGGTTGCCGGCATAAACGAAGCGGCCGTCGGAAGAGATATGAATGGCGCTTCCCTGGTTATTTTCCGTAAAGCCTTCCGGAAGCGTGGTTATAGCCTGCTTTTGTACGAAGCTTCCATCTCCATGATACTGAAGCAAAAGAACTTCAGAGCTAAACTCGGTCATCACATAGGCATACTTGCCTTTTGGATGGAACACAAGGTGTCGGGGACCGCTGCCCGGCTTTACAGACAGGATACCTTTTTCCTTCAGGATTCCTTCATTCACTTCATACGTAATCACCTGGTCTGTTCCCAGGTCAACTGCAGCTAAGTATTTTTCGTCCGGAGTCAGCCCGGCATAGTGAGTATGCGGTTTTTCCTGCCTGCTGTCAGGACCTGATCCGCTATGCTCCATAACCGAAACAGCAGGATTTAATGAGCCGTCCTCATTTGTTAAGTAAGACTCGACTGTCCCT
It encodes the following:
- a CDS encoding NUDIX hydrolase; its protein translation is MDTEILNIFDDNRKQIGVASREEVHQKGHWHETFHCWFVSREHDQEYIYFQYRSIDKKDYPGLLDITAAGHLMSHESVMDGMREVEEELGIHVDFADLVPLGVIEYIAEKENFIDKELAHVFLYDSVHALEEFNPQLEEVTGIYRIALEDFYELWFEAREHIKAEGFQVERDERITSAITVRKEDFVPHEDYYYRRVLHSIREMEREHAD
- the tyrS gene encoding tyrosine--tRNA ligase, with translation MDNFFEKLTAQQKLETERQLEIYCNGAQEILPKAELKNKIAKSIFQNQPLKIKLGLDPSAPDVHIGHTVVLNKLKQFQDNGHVIQLIIGDFTGKIGDPTGKSAARNQLTDEEVKHNAKTYFEQFSKVLDMDKVDLHYNSAWLSDLQLEDVIRLSASITVARLLERNDFSERLATGKPISLHEFFYPLMQGHDSVVLESDIELGGNDQHFNVLMGRHLQEHFQKEKQVVILMPLLEGLDGKEKMSKSKNNYIGVDEDPNNMYGKTMSIPDELIVKYFNLATDLPVTEKQQIAEELENGTLHPRDAKMLLGRTIVRMYHGAAEAEKAEQHFQTIFQKGAMPDEIPETEWRGEGEMFITDLIAGLGLLSSKTEARKMIAGGGIRLNGEKVSDAKLLVKITDGLVLQAGKRKFVKLRLN
- a CDS encoding lactonase family protein, which translates into the protein MTKYRGYIGTYTKGESEGIYSFVLDTEAGKISDVRTAAQLDNPTYLTISRDNQFLYSVAKEGVSGGVAAYRLESSSGSLEKINSQVSAGSPPCHVSVDSSVRNVFSANYHKGTVESYLTNEDGSLNPAVSVMEHSGSGPDSRQEKPHTHYAGLTPDEKYLAAVDLGTDQVITYEVNEGILKEKGILSVKPGSGPRHLVFHPKGKYAYVMTEFSSEVLLLQYHGDGSFVQKQAITTLPEGFTENNQGSAIHISSDGRFVYAGNRGHDSIAVFSVNQDNGELAFVEHTSTEGNWPRDFVLDPSEKFLIGSNQNSSNIVLFSRNENTGKLTLLQSDVKVPDPVCVKFLHV
- a CDS encoding zinc-binding dehydrogenase, which produces MKAVIHEGKAGLAGLSYGEIEKPEPGAGEVRVKLKTAGLNHRDLFVLNRHKPEDPALVIGSDGAGIIDAVGDGVADMKSGDEVIINPGLGWKEKSEAPPAGFEIVGLPFHGTFAEYIIIPAENAAPKPGYLTWEEAGVLSLAALTAYRALFTRGKLQAGMKVFIPGIGGGVATFLMQFAKAAGASVYVASRSEEKCRRALEIGADKALNSSEEWTEALGGEKVDLVIESVGPATFNKSLEILRGGGTIVTFGSSTGDVLELNLRSLFYAQQNMLGSTMGSAEEYHEMLHFIEKHQIRPVLDQAFHLEQYEQAFEKIANAEQWGKIAFKISE
- a CDS encoding nucleotidyltransferase family protein, translated to MLIKTEEDIVKMVKQDKWMMAILTAAKSLDLPDWWVCAGFVRANVWDTLHGFSKRTHLPDVDVVYYNKCDLSEETEKELESKLKYLLPKVPWSVKNEARMHLINDLSPYISSVDAISKFPETATALGLKLDDKNNIILTAPWGIEDLLALKIKPTPMFAEDSKLFGVYLERIEKKNWKLLWPGIEEIQGRNQ
- the map gene encoding type I methionyl aminopeptidase, producing MIVKNEEELAKLKKIGKIVAEIRDAMIEKTKPGVTTKELDDLAGELFEKHGAISGPKGEYDFPGFTCISVNEEVAHGIPGSRIIKEGDLVNIDVSGSKDGYFADTGLSFVVGKDEKLQKLCDAAQEAFDEGLKKLKPGGKLSLVGKTVHKVAKNNGFNVIMNLTGHGVGRSLHEKPDHILNYFDPWDKQLLREGMVVAFEPFISSGDEEVREMSDGWTFVTPNKSHVAQCEHTVVVTKEGPIILTK
- a CDS encoding GNAT family N-acetyltransferase → MIEYKVDIEGISPDMLDGFFDGWPNPPSPEKHLKLLKNSTKIVLAVDRDKHAVAGFITAISDGVLSAYIPLLEVLPEYQQQGIGQKLVTRMLEELDGIYMIDIMCDPELQPFYEKFGMIKSSGMVQRNYHNQSGKQ